A single Vicia villosa cultivar HV-30 ecotype Madison, WI unplaced genomic scaffold, Vvil1.0 ctg.003997F_1_1, whole genome shotgun sequence DNA region contains:
- the LOC131641717 gene encoding uncharacterized protein LOC131641717: MNALLRKAQAFIAFEEGEAAAIKASRGNDAARSSNYEHSGSKRGHEKRREDRSLDIKDRQGPSGRFNDYTPLNTSRERILAECQNTDFKKSNIRPPKSNPARPGTDKSKYCKYHKSHGHLTEECIHLKDAIETLIKEGRLSRYTKKGELSRRDDQRNSDEGNSPDNKPLQVALSVTRPEDFMPSVGIPTALSKWENFPFTMVVSNGGDPSSLTISSVKRKFDELLSANADLGPTLRKFRGKSEPITFYLEELPGGAPNSTIPLLVRARMANFDVRRVLVDEGSSVDIMYSHLFQTLQLDDSHLTPYVGSDL, from the coding sequence ATGAATGCCCTCCTTCGCAAAGCTCAAGCTTTCATCGCGTTCGAGGAAGGAGAGGCTGCTGCCATTAAAGCCTCACGAGGTAATGACGCCGCTCGCAGTTCAAACTATGAGCACTCTGGCTCGAAGCGAGGACATGAAAAAAGGAGAGAGGACAGATCTCTCGACATCAAAGATCGCCAAGGACCATCCGGTCGCTTCAACGACTACACCCCTCTGAACACTTCACGGGAGAGGATCCTGGCCGAATGCCAAAACACCGACTTCAAGAAATcaaacatcaggcccccgaagtcgaACCCCGCAAGGCCGGGAACCGACAAGTCAAAGTACTGCAAATACCATAAAAGTCACGGCCATCTGACCGAGGAATGCATCCATCTCAAGGATGCCATTGAAACACTAATCAAGGAAGGTCGCCTTTCGAGATACACAAAGAAAGGGGAACTTTCCCGAAGGGACGACCAAAGAAACTCTGACGAAGGGAACTCGCCGGATAACAAGCCCCTACAAGTAGCACTGTCCGTCACTCGACCAGAGGATTTCATGCCATCAGTCGGGATCCCTACCGCACTCAGCAAATGGGAAAATTTCCCATTCAccatggtcgtctccaacggcggGGATCCAAGCTCCCTCACCATCAGTTCGGTGAAAAGAAAGTTCGATGAATTGCTCAGCGCCAACGCGGACCTCGGACCTACGCTGCGAAAGTTCCGGGGAAAGTCAgaaccaatcaccttctacctggaagaactgcccggcggagctccaaactcCACAATTCCCCTGCTCGTCCGAGCTAGAATGGCGAATTTCGACGTCCGACGGGTCCTGGTcgacgaaggcagctcggtcgacatcatgtattccCATCTCTTCCAGACacttcagctggacgactcacacctcactccctatgtgggttcggACCTCTAA